A single Sporosarcina sp. FSL W8-0480 DNA region contains:
- a CDS encoding transglutaminase-like domain-containing protein — translation MKKIHILMVSFVCLLLLGACANKSASVDEVQQQAPVQKQEKKEDYKAAIEKKNAELEMTPLELTSYSEEVGAALVEPTHTNFAVNEFVTVEGTVENQDLLQENYVWIKIKFDGEALSDDSMEYYAPIRDGKFKQDVRLFNGEGEYRVTVMLPSKDRKNYYYDLAKFTVFNVNPEMQRDLTYTPFAQDAGLSLESPASGYVKENEIFTLRGKISSIKGPNEAVMLELKKDGETWKHVLPVKNGEFEYDVPLFYGKGIHELKVYVPDKEKNNYFQAGTVLYIDNESELITEPIQYMTTYHERGVNLTYPTAGGEETNLTYRIKGTIDKDAPFAKETTHLYITTKKDGEEALSVIPVKDYSFDDEFYLRFGPGTYDVIVSVPEIKEKNSSKFYYEYVAQFSVESTGTKDQRDLLPSRGVQSDAPEIIAIAEELMTDGMTEREKAKAVYEFTAKSIAYDVQKQKNSEFEWDDSALKVLELEKGICQDYTYLALALLRASGMEARYIAGTAGSGFNFARHAWVEVKVDGEWLTMDPTWGAGYVQKGEFVAHYTEDYFEPTEEVFKTHSRHGVQY, via the coding sequence ATGAAAAAAATACATATACTGATGGTTTCATTTGTCTGCCTTCTTTTATTAGGTGCCTGTGCGAATAAATCTGCTTCAGTGGATGAAGTGCAGCAGCAAGCACCTGTTCAAAAGCAGGAGAAAAAAGAAGATTATAAAGCAGCCATCGAAAAGAAAAATGCCGAACTTGAAATGACACCTTTGGAACTAACGAGCTATAGCGAAGAAGTGGGTGCCGCATTGGTAGAACCAACCCATACAAACTTTGCGGTGAATGAATTTGTCACAGTCGAAGGAACTGTTGAAAATCAGGATCTATTACAAGAAAACTATGTATGGATCAAAATCAAGTTTGACGGAGAAGCACTTTCCGACGACTCGATGGAATACTACGCACCTATCCGTGACGGTAAATTCAAGCAGGATGTGAGGCTATTCAATGGAGAGGGCGAGTACCGGGTAACCGTAATGCTTCCAAGCAAAGACCGGAAAAATTATTATTATGATCTTGCAAAGTTCACCGTGTTTAATGTTAACCCAGAAATGCAGCGAGATCTTACGTATACCCCATTTGCCCAAGATGCTGGATTATCACTTGAATCACCAGCAAGTGGTTATGTTAAAGAAAACGAGATCTTCACGCTTCGAGGGAAAATATCTTCTATTAAAGGACCAAACGAGGCGGTTATGCTGGAACTGAAAAAGGACGGAGAAACATGGAAACATGTATTGCCTGTTAAAAACGGGGAATTTGAATATGACGTCCCTTTATTTTACGGAAAAGGTATCCATGAGTTAAAAGTCTACGTGCCCGACAAGGAGAAAAATAACTATTTCCAGGCAGGTACAGTACTTTACATCGACAATGAATCTGAACTTATCACTGAGCCGATTCAGTACATGACGACCTATCACGAACGCGGGGTCAATCTTACCTATCCTACTGCTGGAGGTGAAGAGACCAATTTAACGTATCGTATAAAAGGAACCATCGATAAAGATGCACCATTCGCAAAAGAGACGACACATCTTTATATTACGACGAAAAAAGATGGTGAAGAGGCACTTTCCGTCATTCCTGTAAAAGACTATTCATTCGATGATGAGTTCTATTTGCGCTTTGGACCTGGGACATATGACGTAATCGTGAGTGTTCCGGAAATTAAAGAGAAGAACAGTTCCAAGTTTTATTATGAATATGTTGCCCAATTTTCAGTAGAGAGCACAGGCACTAAGGATCAGCGTGATTTATTGCCTTCCCGGGGAGTTCAATCCGATGCCCCTGAAATTATCGCAATTGCCGAAGAACTGATGACTGACGGTATGACAGAGCGCGAAAAAGCGAAAGCCGTCTATGAATTTACAGCAAAGTCAATTGCCTATGATGTACAAAAGCAGAAAAACAGTGAGTTTGAATGGGACGATAGCGCACTAAAGGTGCTCGAGCTTGAAAAAGGGATTTGCCAGGATTACACCTATCTTGCCCTCGCGTTGCTCCGTGCGTCCGGCATGGAAGCAAGATATATAGCTGGAACGGCTGGTTCCGGATTCAACTTCGCTCGTCATGCATGGGTAGAAGTGAAGGTAGATGGTGAATGGCTCACGATGGACCCTACTTGGGGTGCTGGTTATGTACAAAAAGGTGAATTTGTGGCCCACTATACAGAAGACTATTTCGAACCAACTGAAGAAGTATTCAAGACACACTCCCGCCACGGAGTTCAGTATTGA
- a CDS encoding TetR/AcrR family transcriptional regulator, protein MTEARVDPRILRTRKLITDAFIELSSRKEFKDITVKDITTEAMINRATFYYHFEDIYDLLEQALSDVLLIDLNCATYQNKELNKETLVDIFKVITNFQMALSNRCHRGYEDTIARIIREQLEVIFYKMLVKQQPVEEDNGMKLTAAMLGWGLYGASVEWKRNSAVQPEVYIKSAIPYILSGIGLDVQEQN, encoded by the coding sequence ATGACTGAAGCGAGAGTAGATCCAAGGATTCTTCGAACACGTAAACTAATTACAGATGCTTTTATAGAACTTTCAAGTAGGAAGGAATTCAAGGATATAACCGTCAAAGATATTACAACGGAGGCTATGATTAACCGGGCGACGTTCTATTATCACTTTGAAGATATTTACGACCTATTGGAACAGGCGTTATCGGATGTGTTATTAATTGATTTGAATTGTGCTACGTACCAAAATAAGGAGTTAAACAAGGAGACGCTTGTAGACATTTTTAAAGTCATCACCAATTTTCAAATGGCGTTGTCCAATCGCTGCCATAGGGGATATGAGGATACGATTGCTCGTATTATACGTGAACAGCTTGAGGTCATCTTTTATAAAATGTTGGTAAAACAGCAACCTGTCGAAGAAGACAATGGGATGAAGCTTACTGCAGCCATGTTAGGCTGGGGGCTTTACGGGGCTTCTGTAGAGTGGAAAAGGAATAGTGCAGTTCAACCGGAAGTGTACATCAAATCAGCGATTCCTTATATCCTTTCGGGAATCGGTCTTGATGTTCAAGAACAAAATTAA
- a CDS encoding SET domain-containing protein, whose protein sequence is MIEVKTSALSDGEFNRGVFATCDIQKGAIIHEAPVIAYPNDQHTHIEHTILADYAFEYGVNHTAILLGYGMLFNHSYTPNATYEISFEKHTFDFYAYKDIKAGEEILINYNGEVDDNELLWFDQ, encoded by the coding sequence ATGATCGAAGTAAAGACATCTGCACTAAGTGACGGAGAATTCAACAGAGGGGTATTCGCAACTTGCGATATCCAAAAAGGTGCAATTATCCACGAAGCACCAGTAATAGCTTATCCTAATGATCAACATACACATATTGAGCATACCATTCTTGCCGATTACGCCTTTGAATATGGGGTGAATCATACCGCAATCCTTCTTGGATATGGAATGTTATTCAACCATTCATATACCCCGAATGCAACGTATGAAATCAGCTTTGAAAAACATACATTTGACTTTTATGCTTATAAAGATATAAAAGCGGGAGAAGAAATTCTTATCAATTATAATGGCGAAGTGGATGACAATGAACTACTATGGTTTGACCAATAA
- a CDS encoding SRPBCC family protein: protein MPSGTHSTLLDLPIEKIWDFVSDMNRWAPLVPGYVGHEIVGDRQSTWTFKGDIGIVQKTVKLQIDITEWKEPTLVTFNLKGLNENFAGNGFFKAEATTSDSLTVMHGNLDITAKGVMGPMINAILKSFVPKTVEDFTNAVAEEITNIELKRV, encoded by the coding sequence GTGCCAAGTGGAACTCATAGCACGTTACTGGATCTACCTATAGAGAAGATATGGGATTTCGTCAGTGATATGAATAGATGGGCGCCGCTCGTCCCAGGGTATGTTGGGCATGAGATAGTAGGTGATAGGCAATCGACATGGACGTTCAAAGGCGATATCGGCATTGTGCAAAAAACGGTCAAGCTGCAAATTGACATCACTGAATGGAAGGAACCGACCCTTGTCACTTTCAACTTAAAAGGTTTGAATGAAAACTTTGCCGGCAATGGTTTTTTTAAAGCTGAAGCTACGACCTCGGATTCCCTTACAGTGATGCATGGGAATCTGGACATAACTGCAAAGGGGGTTATGGGACCTATGATTAATGCGATTCTCAAGTCATTCGTCCCAAAAACTGTCGAAGATTTTACGAACGCTGTTGCAGAGGAAATTACGAATATTGAACTGAAAAGAGTGTAA
- a CDS encoding mechanosensitive ion channel domain-containing protein yields MNFIRNRLVEYGVDVAFVDTFALIILVSFIMLLCIIANFVTKKVIIRFITHIIKKHNIKWGNILMERKVFRRLSHFVPAIIIYYFAASFPTYKIAIQTLALTYIMIVAFSVVNRLLSVFNDIYQTYEISKTKPIKGYIQVAKIMIIIIGTVLVIANLMGESPFILLSGIGALSAVFMLVFKDSLLGLVAGVQLSATEMVRVGDWIEMPKYGANGDIIDISLNTVAVRNFDQTVTMIPSYALISDSFINWRGMQESGGRRIKRALFIDTSSIQFCTEEMIERYKQIHYLRDYIVNREKEIEEYNRVNKVDRSNIVNGRALTNIGVFRAYINEYIKHHPGIHQEKTLMVRQLAPGEHGLPIEIYAFANSIQWTIYETVQADIFDHLFAVAGEFGLRLFQNPTGSDVKALGRKVDSV; encoded by the coding sequence TTGAATTTTATTCGTAACCGATTGGTGGAGTATGGGGTTGATGTGGCCTTCGTTGATACATTTGCACTTATCATCCTTGTAAGCTTTATCATGCTTCTTTGTATCATCGCGAATTTTGTGACGAAAAAAGTGATTATCCGATTCATCACCCATATTATTAAGAAACATAATATTAAGTGGGGCAATATTCTAATGGAACGGAAAGTGTTCCGTAGATTATCTCACTTTGTGCCTGCTATTATCATTTATTATTTTGCAGCATCTTTTCCTACTTACAAAATAGCAATCCAAACATTGGCACTGACGTATATCATGATTGTGGCATTCAGTGTTGTCAATCGCCTGTTAAGCGTGTTCAATGATATTTATCAAACTTATGAAATCTCAAAAACAAAGCCGATTAAAGGTTATATTCAAGTCGCTAAAATTATGATCATCATAATTGGTACCGTTTTGGTGATTGCCAATTTAATGGGGGAAAGCCCATTTATACTTCTTAGTGGGATTGGAGCCTTATCAGCGGTTTTCATGTTAGTTTTTAAAGATTCGCTATTAGGACTCGTAGCAGGGGTCCAGCTGTCCGCGACGGAAATGGTACGAGTCGGTGATTGGATTGAAATGCCGAAGTACGGAGCTAATGGAGATATCATTGATATTTCATTAAATACAGTAGCAGTCCGAAACTTTGACCAGACGGTGACGATGATTCCGAGTTACGCGCTCATTTCGGATTCATTCATCAACTGGCGCGGCATGCAGGAATCCGGCGGGCGACGCATTAAGCGAGCGTTGTTTATCGACACGTCAAGCATTCAGTTTTGCACAGAGGAAATGATTGAGCGTTATAAACAGATACACTACCTTCGGGATTATATTGTCAATCGTGAAAAAGAAATCGAGGAGTATAATCGTGTAAATAAGGTGGATCGCAGCAATATCGTCAACGGTAGGGCACTCACCAATATAGGGGTATTTCGGGCGTACATCAATGAATATATTAAACATCATCCCGGTATACATCAGGAAAAGACGTTGATGGTCCGTCAGTTGGCCCCTGGTGAACATGGTTTGCCAATCGAGATTTATGCTTTTGCGAACAGTATTCAATGGACAATTTATGAGACTGTGCAAGCTGATATTTTTGATCATCTTTTTGCGGTTGCAGGAGAGTTTGGGCTCCGCTTGTTTCAAAATCCGACTGGTAGTGATGTGAAAGCGTTGGGTCGTAAAGTGGATAGCGTGTGA
- a CDS encoding urea transporter, with protein sequence MALYLFLEGPVSWGIALFGAVISAVITASVMRFLQPAGMPTMTFPYIVTTCLSEVSIPCFCLSDYLP encoded by the coding sequence ATGGCACTTTATCTTTTTCTTGAAGGGCCAGTGAGTTGGGGGATTGCTTTATTCGGTGCGGTCATTTCGGCTGTAATTACTGCTTCGGTAATGAGATTTCTGCAGCCTGCTGGTATGCCGACAATGACATTTCCCTATATCGTGACAACATGCTTATCGGAAGTGTCCATACCGTGCTTTTGCCTTTCGGACTACCTGCCTTGA
- the ahpC gene encoding alkyl hydroperoxide reductase subunit C gives MSLIGKEILPFKASAYNSGSGEFIELTEENLKGQWSVVCFYPADFTFVCPTELGDLQEQYATLKSLGVEVYSVSTDTHFTHKAWHDHSDVISKLEYIMIGDPSQTISRNFDVLDEEAGLAQRGTFIIDPDGIVQTAEINADGIGRDASVLVDKIKAAQYVRNNPGEVCPAKWKEGEETLKPSLDLVGKI, from the coding sequence ATGTCACTTATCGGAAAAGAAATACTACCATTTAAAGCATCTGCTTACAATAGCGGTTCAGGTGAGTTCATCGAACTTACTGAAGAGAACCTAAAAGGACAATGGAGTGTTGTTTGCTTCTACCCAGCGGATTTCACATTCGTTTGCCCAACAGAGCTTGGTGACCTACAAGAACAATATGCAACATTGAAATCACTTGGTGTTGAAGTTTACTCAGTTTCTACTGATACGCACTTCACTCATAAAGCATGGCACGACCACTCAGATGTAATCAGCAAACTTGAGTACATCATGATCGGCGACCCTTCACAAACAATTTCACGCAACTTCGACGTACTTGATGAAGAAGCAGGTCTTGCACAGCGTGGTACGTTCATCATCGATCCAGACGGTATCGTTCAAACAGCTGAAATCAATGCTGACGGTATCGGCCGCGATGCAAGCGTTCTTGTCGATAAAATTAAAGCTGCACAATACGTACGCAACAATCCAGGTGAAGTTTGCCCTGCAAAATGGAAAGAAGGCGAAGAAACACTTAAGCCAAGCCTTGACCTTGTAGGTAAAATCTAA
- the ahpF gene encoding alkyl hydroperoxide reductase subunit F: MLDANIKAQLAQYLELMEGDVHLKVSVGEDKVSREMATLVDELATMSSHIKVEMVDLERTPSFSVNRPEEETGIVFAGVPLGHEFTSLVLALLQVSGRAPKVDDKVIEQVKNIKDTLHFDSYISLSCQNCPEVVQALNLMSVLNPNITHTMIDGAAFKEEVESKNILAVPTVYLNGEPFSNGRKTIEEILAELGNGPDASEFENKEPFDVLVVGGGPAGASAAIYAARKGIRTGIVAERFGGQILDTAAIENFISVNHTEGPRLAADLEEHVKEYNIDIMNLVRAKRLEKKGLIEIELENGAVLKSKSVILSTGASWRNIGVPGEKEFRNKGVAYCVHCDGPLFEGKNVAVVGGGNSGIEAAIDLAGYTTHVTVIEFNDELKADSVLQERLRSLPNVTVVTNAQTKEITGTDKVNGVTYVERETGEEKHIEISGIFIQIGLVPNTDWLGDSVERNKFGEILTDKRGATNVPGVFAAGDCSDSPFKQIIISMGSGATASLAAVDYLVRN, encoded by the coding sequence ATGTTAGATGCAAATATAAAAGCACAGTTAGCTCAATATCTTGAATTGATGGAAGGCGATGTCCATCTGAAAGTTAGTGTCGGAGAAGACAAAGTGTCACGCGAGATGGCGACACTTGTCGATGAATTGGCAACTATGTCATCACACATTAAAGTAGAAATGGTAGATTTAGAAAGAACACCAAGCTTTAGTGTAAACCGTCCTGAAGAAGAAACGGGCATTGTATTTGCTGGTGTTCCACTTGGACATGAGTTCACGTCATTGGTGCTTGCTTTACTGCAAGTAAGTGGTAGGGCCCCAAAAGTCGATGATAAAGTGATCGAGCAAGTGAAAAATATTAAAGACACATTACATTTTGACTCATATATTAGCTTGAGCTGTCAAAACTGCCCTGAGGTAGTACAAGCACTTAACCTAATGAGCGTGCTGAACCCTAACATCACTCATACGATGATTGACGGTGCAGCGTTCAAGGAAGAAGTTGAAAGCAAAAACATTCTTGCAGTTCCAACTGTATACCTAAACGGCGAGCCGTTCTCGAATGGCCGTAAAACGATTGAAGAAATTCTTGCTGAACTTGGGAACGGTCCGGATGCATCTGAATTTGAGAATAAAGAACCGTTTGATGTACTTGTTGTCGGTGGTGGCCCAGCAGGAGCGAGCGCGGCAATTTACGCGGCACGTAAAGGGATTCGCACAGGTATTGTCGCAGAACGTTTCGGCGGACAGATCTTGGATACGGCTGCAATCGAAAACTTCATTAGTGTAAACCACACGGAAGGTCCAAGACTGGCAGCTGACCTTGAAGAACATGTGAAAGAATACAATATCGACATTATGAATTTAGTACGTGCAAAGCGTCTTGAAAAGAAAGGCCTTATCGAGATTGAATTGGAAAACGGAGCTGTTCTGAAGAGTAAATCCGTTATCCTTTCAACGGGAGCAAGCTGGAGAAATATCGGAGTTCCCGGAGAAAAAGAATTCAGAAATAAAGGCGTCGCGTACTGTGTGCACTGTGATGGTCCATTATTTGAAGGTAAAAACGTTGCAGTTGTTGGTGGCGGAAACTCCGGTATCGAAGCGGCTATCGACCTCGCAGGTTATACTACCCATGTAACAGTGATTGAATTCAATGATGAGTTGAAGGCGGATTCTGTTTTACAAGAGCGTCTACGCAGCTTGCCGAATGTCACTGTCGTAACGAATGCCCAAACGAAAGAGATTACAGGAACAGATAAAGTAAACGGTGTAACATATGTTGAGCGCGAAACAGGCGAAGAAAAGCATATCGAAATCTCTGGTATCTTCATCCAAATCGGTCTCGTACCAAATACGGATTGGCTTGGTGACTCCGTTGAGCGCAACAAATTCGGTGAGATCCTTACTGATAAGCGCGGTGCAACAAACGTCCCTGGCGTATTTGCAGCAGGGGACTGCTCGGACAGCCCATTCAAGCAAATTATCATCTCCATGGGATCAGGCGCAACAGCTTCTCTAGCTGCAGTTGATTATCTTGTGAGAAATTAA
- a CDS encoding M23 family metallopeptidase, with protein MFGIIFSVALLIVLPIVFIGVLWKANFKTKLEWLLDVLTTSVLLIWLFQSGNWSWVGYFFRYLWLGLFIVALMISWKKMRSLPFTIKYDKNQKSSIGIHVFLLLVFGAYNVFIFPSYSVNEESIELEFPLRQGTYYVGHGGNSTQMNYHHAYESQKFALDILKLNKLGIRASGLYPKDLYKYAIYGDELFSPCNGKVVESRNDLPDLTPPEMNPENPEGNYVALVCEQHEATLFLAHMQKGSVKVVEGEEVKTGQLLGKVGNSGNTSEPHLHIHAELDGKGVPITFNDRFLVRNSLVRTGK; from the coding sequence ATGTTCGGGATCATTTTTTCAGTTGCGTTGCTCATTGTACTGCCAATTGTGTTCATTGGGGTCCTGTGGAAAGCTAATTTTAAGACGAAGTTGGAATGGCTTTTGGATGTGCTGACTACGAGTGTGTTACTGATTTGGCTGTTCCAGTCGGGCAATTGGAGCTGGGTCGGTTATTTTTTCCGTTACTTATGGTTAGGTCTATTTATTGTAGCTTTAATGATTTCATGGAAAAAGATGCGCAGTTTGCCTTTCACTATAAAGTATGATAAAAACCAGAAAAGTTCAATTGGTATCCATGTGTTCCTTCTCTTAGTGTTCGGCGCGTATAACGTATTCATCTTTCCGAGTTACTCAGTCAATGAAGAATCAATTGAACTGGAATTTCCGCTCAGACAAGGAACTTATTATGTCGGTCATGGTGGAAATAGCACGCAAATGAATTACCATCATGCATATGAGAGTCAGAAGTTCGCGTTGGACATTCTGAAGTTGAATAAACTAGGAATACGTGCGAGTGGACTTTATCCAAAAGATTTATATAAATACGCCATTTACGGGGATGAACTATTCAGCCCGTGCAATGGAAAAGTCGTTGAATCGAGGAACGACCTACCGGACCTGACGCCTCCAGAAATGAATCCGGAAAATCCGGAAGGGAACTATGTTGCCTTGGTGTGCGAGCAGCATGAAGCTACGCTTTTCCTCGCACATATGCAAAAAGGAAGCGTTAAAGTTGTCGAGGGCGAAGAAGTGAAAACGGGTCAGCTGCTTGGTAAGGTCGGCAACTCCGGTAATACGAGTGAGCCTCATTTGCATATCCATGCTGAATTAGACGGAAAAGGCGTGCCAATTACGTTTAATGATCGGTTTTTGGTAAGAAACAGTTTAGTGAGGACTGGAAAGTGA
- a CDS encoding cupin domain-containing protein, protein MTTPQGMPVQWPQPNTQWQAGGNMSIPLQDYGPNPFVVNMKVAAIQNNNYRTALWTGKHFQMTLMSINVGDDIGLEIHPDTDQLIYIEQGQGLVQMGPSKDNLNFVRNATVNSAIVVPAGTWHNVTNTGPTPMKLFVLYAPPHHPFGTVHPTKAIAEEEERHGQ, encoded by the coding sequence ATGACCACGCCCCAAGGGATGCCTGTTCAATGGCCACAGCCAAATACACAATGGCAAGCGGGCGGAAATATGTCGATTCCCCTGCAAGATTATGGACCAAACCCATTTGTTGTAAATATGAAGGTGGCAGCAATTCAAAACAATAATTATCGAACTGCATTGTGGACCGGGAAACATTTTCAAATGACGTTAATGAGCATCAATGTCGGGGACGATATAGGTTTGGAAATTCATCCGGATACAGACCAGCTCATCTATATTGAACAAGGCCAGGGGCTTGTTCAAATGGGACCAAGTAAGGATAATCTGAATTTCGTTCGAAACGCAACCGTGAATTCTGCGATAGTGGTTCCGGCTGGAACATGGCATAATGTTACAAATACTGGGCCTACACCGATGAAACTGTTTGTACTTTACGCGCCTCCGCACCATCCATTTGGCACAGTTCATCCAACAAAGGCGATAGCTGAGGAAGAAGAAAGACACGGTCAATGA
- a CDS encoding endonuclease V, with protein sequence MKIYPIHALNINPKEFISIQEKLAEQLDVSQPLHLHDIQTVAGVDVAYTNSNGIEMGFCYIAVFDLATMEIIDHAESKGHITVPYIPGFLAFRELPLILKAAGNLKNAPDLFLFDGNGILHPRRMGIATQASFFLGTPTIGIAKTFFKVGDSELTELGWKKGNFTDIIEHGEIIGRVLRTSDGVKPVYISPGNQIDMDSSTKIALTLSGSESRLPIPVRQRILRQGSCGKMD encoded by the coding sequence TTGAAAATTTATCCTATCCATGCACTAAATATAAATCCAAAAGAATTCATTTCCATTCAGGAAAAGTTGGCGGAACAGTTAGATGTTAGCCAGCCACTACACCTTCATGATATCCAAACAGTCGCCGGTGTGGATGTGGCTTACACGAACTCGAATGGAATAGAGATGGGATTCTGTTATATCGCAGTTTTCGATCTCGCTACAATGGAAATTATAGACCATGCAGAGAGCAAGGGTCATATCACAGTTCCATACATACCGGGCTTTCTTGCATTCCGGGAGCTTCCATTGATACTAAAAGCGGCGGGCAATTTGAAAAATGCACCCGACCTCTTTCTATTTGACGGCAATGGAATACTGCATCCAAGGAGGATGGGAATCGCGACGCAAGCTTCATTTTTCCTTGGGACTCCGACAATTGGTATTGCAAAAACATTTTTTAAAGTGGGCGATTCGGAACTGACGGAACTCGGTTGGAAGAAAGGAAACTTCACAGACATCATTGAACACGGAGAAATAATCGGTAGAGTGCTTCGGACATCCGATGGCGTTAAACCGGTCTACATTTCCCCAGGTAATCAAATTGACATGGATTCATCTACGAAAATTGCCCTAACACTGTCGGGATCTGAAAGTCGATTGCCTATCCCTGTTCGGCAGCGGATATTGCGACAAGGGTCATGCGGAAAAATGGATTAA
- a CDS encoding cytochrome c oxidase assembly protein → MAGLDILLANQLTWHWPLLIAVFCISSLYLLFIHRYAKEEIARLQPITFLTGLALLELVIGSPFATISHLSFSFHMIQMSILYFIIPPLVLLGIPEQLVDILPRLKRPRWLNIPRFPTNMPLYTFAGLFFLYHTPIILSTLVSNPALKYCYLFVLFALSFGMWLPIASPVPLLRRCTCKLKRYAFISGIAITPACLLFIGTALLGISSNPLLLQLVAHLCGPSFATTIPIELPWPVNTRYDQILSGFLMMGMHKFSLIMALRLERKVSFRFYEELERDIQGCK, encoded by the coding sequence GTGGCAGGCTTGGATATTTTACTTGCGAATCAACTGACTTGGCATTGGCCACTTCTCATTGCCGTGTTCTGCATTTCTTCCTTATATCTTCTTTTCATCCATCGATATGCAAAAGAGGAGATTGCTCGACTTCAACCTATCACTTTTTTAACAGGCCTTGCATTGTTGGAACTTGTTATCGGTAGCCCATTCGCCACAATCAGCCACTTATCATTCAGCTTCCATATGATACAAATGAGCATCCTTTACTTCATTATTCCTCCACTTGTCTTATTAGGAATACCAGAGCAGTTGGTAGACATCCTACCCCGTTTAAAAAGACCGAGATGGTTGAACATTCCCCGCTTCCCTACAAACATGCCCCTTTATACATTCGCCGGCCTATTTTTTCTTTATCACACACCTATCATTCTTTCAACCTTAGTGAGTAATCCGGCTTTAAAATATTGTTATTTGTTTGTTTTGTTTGCTCTTTCATTTGGCATGTGGCTTCCGATTGCCTCGCCAGTTCCCTTGCTTAGAAGGTGTACATGTAAATTGAAACGTTATGCCTTCATTAGCGGTATCGCTATCACGCCGGCTTGCCTTCTATTCATCGGAACCGCTTTGTTAGGAATTTCAAGCAACCCGCTTTTACTTCAACTCGTCGCTCATCTTTGTGGTCCCTCTTTTGCAACAACCATTCCAATCGAATTGCCTTGGCCAGTTAACACGCGTTACGACCAAATTCTGTCGGGCTTTCTCATGATGGGGATGCATAAGTTTAGTCTAATTATGGCGCTTCGCCTTGAGCGGAAAGTATCATTTAGGTTTTACGAAGAGCTGGAAAGGGATATTCAGGGGTGCAAATGA
- a CDS encoding VOC family protein, with protein sequence MIHTLGQVMLYVTNQDQARSFWTGKLGFRVIGEEDNGQGFRWIEVSPEAGGTSIVIHNKEFIAKMSPELNLGTPSLMFFTDNVDELYDDLKSKGVKTGDLMEMPTGKLFNFADEEDNYFTVIEKK encoded by the coding sequence ATGATTCATACATTGGGGCAAGTCATGTTATATGTTACAAATCAAGATCAAGCACGTAGCTTTTGGACGGGAAAATTGGGGTTTCGAGTAATCGGGGAAGAAGATAATGGACAAGGTTTCCGATGGATTGAGGTTTCTCCGGAAGCCGGGGGGACAAGTATCGTTATCCACAATAAAGAGTTCATCGCAAAAATGAGCCCTGAATTGAATCTTGGGACACCTTCGTTAATGTTCTTTACAGATAATGTTGACGAGTTATACGACGATCTTAAGAGCAAAGGTGTAAAGACCGGGGATCTAATGGAAATGCCAACAGGCAAACTTTTTAACTTTGCTGATGAAGAGGATAATTATTTTACTGTAATTGAAAAGAAGTAA